One genomic region from Reichenbachiella ulvae encodes:
- a CDS encoding hybrid sensor histidine kinase/response regulator, with product MTTFVSTLTILCFLISVYLILIHIRKSDETNLWFVFLLAGILMSIKTTIPARLLTMSVGLFNLNEIYYITLATLFLIGSWMYHLFLKKDQKTSRRLKQELLERKEIEDKLILLNDRRNLIEEALEEGIWDWDIRARSIYLSNNCLKLLDIESHTDQIIRAKVFLQLPHESQSEEFKTAIRGIFKGQKLDLELKFKRDDEFYWYHLKGDAIYDRHQKITRVVGTLSDVTERRDRELFIELDNELLKSLAGAAPIQNTLEYYIHSLARLSDNLQAAIGYLDYHHSGQNCEVVATNLNEDFRKAIVENFKSIEESNPEIIRNENSIAIGQDLFNKSYQGLESHMKQAGFVAIWSTPLQDSSGTLLGVLEIFSEIRKKPNERDIKIMDASAHLLSRVLTNYREEQSIMQIQSMFQSIFEQAAVGVALIQLKTGHLLQVNNKFCRMLNIEANHFLSYTLEDFVIPHDFKKLEEKLNLIQERSIKEFNLEVRFISPTKGSIWTEIHASSVMPGVETNQTCVAMIQDITERKFIEDNLYFHSEVLENMEECVMIVSADDHMLLYTNAKFEKLFGYIQREALGMNMRDFFCVNDKALERKYKGILEALEKRGNWKGEALNKRKDQNEFHSRLTISTFDHPKFGKTWISISDDITMIKEAEDSLRKIDRLNSVGLLAGGIAHDFNNILVGVFANLSIIREKLSEKDEAHLYLGEAMHAMGRAKSLTNQLLTFSKGGEPIKEDTEISKLVKDVVQFDLSGSRVKVNFEIHLPLWNTKVDRGQMQQVFSNLTINAKQAMTNGGQLKIKMENYETKHQTISNLNPGRYIKIQFKDSGNGIPQNKLDQVFDPYFTTKKEGSGLGLTSSFSIINRHGGHINVESEQGIGSTFTVYIPASEASTIPKKSNAKSAPKMKPGIRVLVMDDQEIILKAVGRILELQGFKVDLTFNGDEAIKAFESAESKKQSYDLVIMDLTIPGGKGGKDVINSLKAINPEVKAIVSSGYAEDPAMANYEKYGFKGVVPKPFNMDELIREIERVLAVPS from the coding sequence ATGACCACATTCGTCTCTACACTTACGATTCTGTGTTTTTTGATATCAGTATACCTGATCTTGATTCACATTAGAAAATCTGATGAAACCAACCTTTGGTTTGTATTCCTTCTGGCCGGAATCCTCATGTCCATCAAAACTACAATTCCAGCAAGGCTATTGACTATGTCTGTTGGACTATTCAATCTAAACGAAATTTACTATATCACTCTGGCCACTCTTTTCTTAATAGGGAGTTGGATGTATCACCTCTTTCTTAAAAAGGATCAGAAAACAAGCCGTAGGCTAAAGCAAGAGCTGCTCGAAAGAAAAGAAATAGAAGACAAACTAATCTTGCTCAATGACCGAAGAAACCTAATCGAAGAAGCACTGGAGGAAGGTATTTGGGATTGGGATATTAGGGCAAGATCAATCTACCTTTCCAATAATTGTCTAAAGTTACTTGATATTGAAAGCCATACGGATCAAATCATTCGGGCAAAAGTATTCTTACAACTGCCACACGAATCCCAATCGGAGGAATTCAAAACTGCAATAAGAGGAATATTTAAAGGGCAAAAACTTGATCTTGAGCTCAAATTCAAAAGAGATGATGAATTCTATTGGTATCATCTAAAAGGAGATGCCATTTATGATAGACATCAAAAAATAACCAGAGTAGTCGGCACATTATCTGATGTCACAGAACGAAGAGATCGAGAGCTCTTTATAGAACTGGACAATGAACTTCTTAAATCTCTCGCAGGAGCGGCACCCATTCAGAACACCTTAGAATACTACATCCATAGCTTGGCACGATTATCAGACAATTTACAAGCGGCAATCGGATATCTCGACTACCACCACTCTGGACAAAATTGCGAGGTAGTTGCAACCAATCTGAATGAAGATTTCAGAAAAGCCATTGTTGAAAATTTCAAATCCATAGAAGAAAGCAATCCGGAAATCATTCGTAATGAGAATTCCATAGCCATTGGACAGGATTTATTTAATAAAAGCTATCAAGGTTTGGAATCTCACATGAAGCAGGCAGGATTTGTAGCAATTTGGTCCACCCCTCTGCAAGACTCTTCTGGAACTTTACTAGGTGTTTTGGAGATATTTTCTGAAATCAGAAAAAAACCAAATGAAAGGGATATTAAAATCATGGATGCCTCTGCCCATTTGCTCAGTCGAGTGCTCACCAATTATAGAGAGGAGCAAAGTATCATGCAGATCCAAAGTATGTTTCAGAGCATTTTTGAACAAGCTGCAGTTGGAGTTGCCCTGATCCAACTTAAAACTGGCCACCTACTTCAGGTAAACAATAAGTTTTGCCGCATGTTAAATATCGAAGCTAATCATTTCCTCAGCTACACGTTGGAAGACTTTGTCATCCCACACGACTTTAAAAAACTGGAGGAGAAGTTAAACCTAATACAGGAACGATCCATCAAAGAGTTCAATTTGGAAGTCAGATTCATCAGCCCAACCAAAGGGTCTATTTGGACTGAAATACATGCTTCTTCGGTTATGCCGGGAGTTGAGACTAATCAAACCTGTGTAGCGATGATACAGGATATCACCGAAAGAAAATTCATTGAGGACAATCTATATTTCCACAGTGAGGTACTTGAAAACATGGAGGAGTGTGTGATGATCGTAAGTGCGGACGATCACATGCTATTATATACCAATGCAAAATTTGAAAAGTTGTTTGGCTACATACAAAGAGAAGCGCTTGGGATGAATATGAGAGATTTCTTTTGTGTGAACGACAAGGCTTTGGAAAGAAAATATAAAGGAATCTTAGAGGCACTGGAAAAAAGAGGCAATTGGAAAGGTGAAGCGCTAAACAAACGCAAGGACCAAAATGAGTTCCATAGCCGTCTAACTATTTCCACATTTGATCATCCCAAATTCGGCAAGACCTGGATCTCGATCAGTGATGACATCACCATGATTAAAGAAGCTGAAGACAGTCTTCGAAAAATTGATAGACTAAACAGTGTGGGGCTATTAGCAGGGGGAATTGCTCATGACTTTAACAACATATTAGTAGGAGTTTTTGCCAATTTATCGATCATTAGAGAAAAACTATCTGAAAAGGACGAGGCACACTTATATCTCGGTGAGGCCATGCATGCCATGGGCAGAGCCAAATCCCTGACTAATCAATTACTTACTTTTTCCAAAGGTGGAGAACCGATCAAAGAGGATACCGAAATCTCAAAACTGGTCAAAGACGTAGTTCAATTCGATCTTTCAGGAAGTAGAGTCAAAGTTAACTTTGAAATTCATCTGCCCCTGTGGAACACCAAAGTAGATAGAGGGCAGATGCAACAAGTTTTTTCCAATCTGACCATCAATGCCAAACAAGCCATGACTAATGGTGGACAGCTCAAGATAAAAATGGAAAATTATGAAACGAAACATCAAACCATTTCTAACCTAAACCCGGGTCGCTACATCAAAATCCAATTCAAAGACAGCGGCAATGGCATTCCTCAAAACAAACTTGATCAGGTATTTGACCCTTATTTCACCACCAAAAAAGAAGGTTCAGGATTAGGACTAACTTCCAGCTTTTCGATTATCAATAGGCATGGTGGGCATATCAATGTAGAATCTGAACAAGGTATAGGAAGTACTTTTACCGTATACATCCCAGCATCAGAGGCATCAACTATACCTAAAAAATCAAACGCTAAATCAGCCCCGAAAATGAAACCGGGCATCAGAGTATTAGTAATGGATGATCAGGAAATTATCCTAAAGGCTGTAGGGCGAATTTTAGAACTGCAGGGTTTCAAGGTAGACCTAACTTTTAACGGAGATGAAGCCATCAAAGCTTTTGAAAGTGCAGAATCAAAAAAACAAAGCTATGACTTGGTGATCATGGACTTGACTATACCTGGAGGCAAAGGAGGCAAAGACGTTATCAATTCATTAAAAGCCATCAACCCTGAAGTAAAAGCCATCGTGTCGAGTGGATACGCTGAGGATCCTGCTATGGCCAATTATGAAAAATATGGTTTCAAAGGCGTAGTTCCAAAACCCTTCAACATGGATGAGTTGATTAGAGAAATCGAACGCGTTCTAGCAGTACCCAGTTAA
- the xylA gene encoding xylose isomerase yields the protein MADDVKIVTGDKEFFPGIGKIKFEGRESDNPLAFKFYDENKVVAGKTMKEHFRFAIAYWHTFCGTGGDPFGPGTKTFPWDAKGDAVSKAKDKMDAAFEFFTKIGAPYYCFHDVDLIDEGASLKESGERLNIITDYAKEKQAASGVKLLWGTANAFSNPRYMNGASTNPDFDIVAYAGAQIKNAIDATIKLDGENYVFWGGREGYMSLLNTNMKKELDHMGRFLGMARDYARKQGFKGNFFIEPKPAEPSKHQYDYDSATVIGFLKEYGLDKDFKINIEVNHATLAQHTFTHELQVAADAGMLGSIDANRGDYQNGWDTDQFPNDINEVTEAMMVILENGGLQGGGVNFDAKTRRNSTDLEDIFYAHIGGMDIFARALMIADDILQNSQYLNLKKARYSSFNTIQGKEFEEGKLDLEALAKIAHENGEPKLRSGQQELYENIINQYIK from the coding sequence ATGGCAGACGATGTAAAAATTGTTACCGGAGACAAGGAATTCTTTCCGGGAATAGGAAAAATAAAATTTGAAGGCAGGGAATCTGACAACCCACTAGCGTTCAAATTCTACGACGAAAACAAAGTGGTGGCAGGCAAAACAATGAAGGAGCACTTTAGATTTGCTATCGCCTACTGGCATACCTTCTGTGGCACAGGTGGAGATCCGTTTGGCCCTGGCACTAAAACATTTCCATGGGATGCAAAAGGCGATGCAGTTAGCAAAGCCAAAGATAAAATGGATGCGGCTTTCGAATTTTTCACTAAAATCGGAGCACCTTACTACTGCTTCCACGACGTGGATTTGATCGACGAAGGCGCTTCATTAAAAGAATCAGGTGAGCGTTTGAACATCATCACAGATTATGCAAAAGAAAAACAGGCAGCTTCTGGCGTGAAGTTACTTTGGGGTACTGCCAATGCATTTTCTAATCCAAGATACATGAATGGTGCTTCGACCAATCCTGATTTTGATATTGTAGCCTATGCAGGTGCGCAGATCAAAAACGCGATTGATGCAACTATCAAGTTAGATGGTGAAAACTATGTATTCTGGGGTGGACGTGAAGGCTACATGTCTTTGCTTAACACTAACATGAAAAAGGAATTAGACCACATGGGTAGATTCCTAGGCATGGCTAGAGACTATGCAAGAAAACAAGGCTTCAAAGGAAACTTCTTTATCGAGCCAAAACCTGCTGAGCCATCTAAGCACCAGTATGATTACGATTCGGCAACAGTTATTGGCTTCCTGAAAGAGTACGGTTTGGACAAAGACTTCAAAATTAACATTGAAGTAAACCACGCTACTCTAGCTCAACATACTTTCACTCACGAACTACAGGTAGCAGCTGACGCAGGTATGTTGGGTAGTATTGATGCCAACAGAGGAGATTACCAAAACGGATGGGATACCGATCAGTTCCCTAACGACATCAACGAAGTAACTGAAGCGATGATGGTGATTCTCGAGAATGGTGGACTACAAGGCGGTGGTGTCAACTTTGATGCTAAGACCAGAAGAAACTCTACCGATCTGGAAGACATCTTCTATGCGCACATCGGAGGTATGGACATCTTCGCACGTGCATTGATGATCGCAGATGACATTTTGCAAAACTCTCAATATCTGAACCTGAAAAAAGCGAGATACAGCTCCTTCAACACGATTCAGGGTAAAGAATTTGAAGAAGGCAAACTAGACCTGGAAGCGCTGGCTAAAATCGCTCATGAAAATGGCGAGCCTAAGCTAAGAAGCGGTCAGCAAGAGTTGTATGAGAACATCATCAACCAATACATCAAATAA
- a CDS encoding sugar porter family MFS transporter translates to MKTEEKVNNLYVIGITLVATLGGFLFGFDSGVINGTVKGLESAFNAEDIGSGFNVASMLLGCAVGAFFAGKLADAYGRRSMLILSAIFFIISAWGSGIATTSPEFIVYRIIGGLAVGAASVMAPAYIAEIAPARFRGALATVQQVAIIFGLFMSFLSNYLLADISGSAENILWLDYQTWRWMFWMELFPAAVFLISLLFIPESPRYLVAKQKNDKAVKVLSRLYGAVVGQRKVDEIDASLAKDHHKPSWSDLYDKTLGRIKPIVWIGIGLASFQQFVGINVVFYYGSVLWQAVGFGENDALLINVVSGALSIGAVAAALVLVDKVGRKPLLVIGSVGMSITLALVVVAFTSGSLVTNPETGDTTLQLSDSMGMLALIAANLYVVFFNASWGPVMWVMLGEMFPNQIRGLGLAIAGLAQWGSNFLVTLTFPMILGSAGLAVAYSLYTVGAIISIFFVIKYVYETKGKELEEMEG, encoded by the coding sequence TTGAAAACAGAAGAAAAAGTAAACAATCTCTATGTGATAGGGATTACCCTGGTAGCCACTTTAGGTGGGTTCCTATTTGGGTTCGACAGTGGTGTGATCAACGGAACTGTCAAAGGTTTAGAATCGGCGTTTAATGCAGAAGACATCGGTAGCGGTTTCAATGTAGCCTCTATGCTTCTTGGCTGTGCTGTGGGTGCCTTCTTTGCTGGTAAATTGGCCGACGCATATGGTCGTCGTTCCATGCTCATTCTATCAGCGATATTTTTTATCATTTCTGCCTGGGGATCAGGTATCGCAACTACCTCACCTGAATTCATCGTCTACAGAATCATCGGTGGACTAGCAGTAGGTGCTGCCTCAGTGATGGCTCCTGCCTATATCGCAGAGATCGCTCCAGCTAGATTTAGAGGAGCATTGGCTACCGTACAGCAAGTAGCTATCATCTTTGGACTTTTCATGTCCTTTTTAAGTAACTACCTATTGGCAGACATATCTGGTTCAGCAGAGAACATTCTTTGGTTGGATTACCAGACATGGAGATGGATGTTTTGGATGGAGCTTTTCCCAGCTGCGGTCTTCCTGATCTCTCTCCTATTCATCCCTGAAAGCCCTCGTTATCTTGTGGCTAAACAAAAAAATGATAAAGCAGTAAAAGTACTGAGCAGATTATATGGAGCTGTAGTCGGACAACGCAAAGTAGACGAGATTGACGCTTCATTAGCCAAAGATCATCACAAGCCAAGCTGGTCAGATCTTTATGACAAGACTTTGGGTAGAATCAAGCCGATCGTATGGATTGGAATTGGATTGGCCTCATTCCAACAGTTTGTTGGTATCAATGTAGTCTTCTACTATGGTTCAGTGCTATGGCAGGCGGTAGGTTTTGGAGAAAACGACGCACTACTCATCAACGTTGTTTCTGGTGCTTTGAGTATTGGAGCTGTTGCAGCTGCATTGGTATTGGTGGACAAAGTGGGTCGTAAGCCACTTTTGGTTATCGGTTCCGTAGGTATGAGTATCACATTGGCACTAGTAGTGGTAGCTTTCACTTCTGGATCCCTGGTGACAAACCCTGAAACAGGCGATACTACACTCCAACTGAGTGACTCTATGGGTATGCTGGCATTGATAGCTGCTAACCTTTATGTAGTATTTTTTAATGCATCATGGGGTCCTGTAATGTGGGTAATGCTCGGCGAGATGTTTCCGAACCAAATCAGAGGTTTGGGTCTGGCAATTGCTGGTTTGGCCCAATGGGGATCTAACTTCCTCGTAACCCTGACATTCCCAATGATTTTGGGATCAGCAGGTCTGGCGGTTGCTTATAGCTTGTACACGGTAGGTGCTATTATTTCCATCTTCTTTGTGATCAAGTATGTATATGAGACCAAAGGAAAAGAGCTAGAAGAAATGGAGGGTTAA
- a CDS encoding xylulokinase — MYLIGYDLGSSSVKAALVDAKSGKTLAIEQYPEVEMEIISHEAGWAEQEPNTWWDYVKKVTDKVVKSAGIDASLVQGIGISYQMHGLVLVDENNEALRPSIIWCDSRAVEIGNQAFDTIGHDQCLKSLLNSPGNFTASKLKWVKDNEPEVYAKAKKMMLPGDFIAMKMSGEIKTTISGLSEGMLWDFENEKVASFLLDHYGISEDLIPEIVPSIGEQGTLSEEGAKELGLTAGISIGYRAGDQPNNALSLNVFEPGEVAATGGTSGVVYGVVDKPAIDPKTRVNGFAHVNHTSSDPRVGVLLCINGAGIQYNYVRQLTTDGNVSYPELEAKASEIAIGSDGLKIIPFGNGAERVLENQNPGSHISNLHFNLHTKSHFYRAALEGIAFSFIYGMEIMQDMGLDVKVMKVGNDNLFQSEIFSTTIASVMDCEIQMLDATGAVGAAKASGVAAGAYSDVREAFQSMETIKTYKAAADAEAYKSSYQDWKKELTYILNKN; from the coding sequence ATGTATTTAATAGGATATGATCTGGGCAGCTCTTCGGTCAAAGCTGCACTCGTAGATGCGAAAAGCGGGAAAACACTCGCCATAGAACAATACCCTGAGGTAGAAATGGAAATCATTTCACACGAAGCAGGTTGGGCCGAGCAAGAACCCAACACCTGGTGGGACTATGTCAAAAAAGTGACCGACAAAGTAGTGAAAAGTGCAGGGATCGACGCTAGTCTCGTGCAGGGCATTGGCATTTCTTATCAAATGCATGGACTGGTATTGGTTGACGAAAACAATGAAGCCCTTCGCCCTTCTATCATTTGGTGCGATAGCCGTGCAGTAGAGATTGGAAATCAGGCGTTTGATACCATCGGCCATGACCAATGCCTGAAAAGCCTCCTCAACTCACCTGGTAACTTCACCGCCTCTAAACTGAAGTGGGTTAAAGACAATGAGCCGGAGGTATATGCCAAGGCAAAGAAAATGATGCTTCCGGGAGATTTCATCGCTATGAAAATGAGCGGCGAAATCAAAACGACCATTTCCGGTCTATCTGAGGGCATGCTTTGGGATTTTGAAAATGAAAAGGTTGCTAGTTTCCTACTGGATCACTATGGCATCAGCGAAGATTTGATTCCAGAGATTGTACCTTCTATCGGAGAGCAAGGAACACTCAGTGAAGAAGGAGCCAAAGAACTGGGACTGACTGCTGGGATCAGCATTGGTTACCGTGCAGGAGATCAGCCTAACAATGCGCTTTCTCTCAATGTATTCGAGCCAGGAGAAGTAGCCGCAACTGGCGGAACATCCGGTGTGGTATATGGTGTGGTAGACAAGCCAGCCATCGACCCCAAAACTCGTGTCAATGGATTTGCACATGTCAATCATACAAGCAGCGATCCGCGTGTGGGTGTATTACTTTGCATCAACGGTGCAGGTATCCAGTACAACTATGTTCGCCAACTGACCACCGATGGTAACGTCAGCTATCCCGAACTAGAAGCTAAAGCCAGCGAAATAGCCATAGGTTCTGATGGTTTAAAAATCATTCCTTTTGGTAATGGAGCTGAGCGCGTATTGGAAAATCAAAACCCTGGGTCACATATATCTAACCTGCATTTTAATCTGCATACTAAATCGCACTTTTACAGAGCGGCTTTAGAAGGGATTGCCTTCTCATTCATCTACGGAATGGAAATCATGCAGGACATGGGACTAGACGTGAAAGTGATGAAAGTAGGAAATGACAACCTCTTTCAATCTGAAATATTCTCTACGACGATCGCCTCAGTGATGGACTGTGAGATCCAAATGCTAGATGCTACAGGTGCCGTTGGTGCCGCCAAAGCCTCTGGAGTTGCCGCGGGTGCCTATTCAGATGTGCGAGAGGCTTTCCAAAGTATGGAAACGATCAAGACATATAAAGCGGCAGCAGATGCGGAAGCATATAAAAGCAGTTATCAAGACTGGAAAAAGGAATTAACATATATATTAAACAAGAATTAA